CTGTTTCCAATTAATAATGTTCTTGATGCCTTTTCGTATTATAGATTCATCATCAATTATTAGAACCTTGTACATAATAACTCTCCTTAGTATTGAATGTTTGAAGCGGTAAAGAAACCGTTACTTTAGTAAATATGTTAACACTGCTCTCTATTTTGATACCGTATTTTTCACCGTAGAAGAGTTTTATTCTTCTATTTACATTATCAATTCCGATACTCTTGTTTTTCTTCTCTCTAAGAGATTTAAAATATGTGTCATTATCCATTTCAAGGCTCTTATTTAACTTTATAAGATCATCTTTCGAAATTCCGTTGCCGTTGTCAATTACCTCTAATACTATTAAATCTTCCTGTATTCTGGCATTCAGCATAATGACACCTTTTTCTCTGCTGTTTTCCACTCCATGATAGACAGCATTTTCGATTAATGGCTGTATAAGAAGTCTTGGAATCTTTATATACAGAACCTGAGGGTCAATTTCTTTTTTAAGTGTTATTTTATCTTCAAATCTGCGTTTTAAGAGAGATATGTATTTATCTATATACATAAACTCCTCTTCTATGGGAATAAGCCTGTCATCCCTTCCAATACTGGCTTCAAGCAGTGCAGAAAGGTCCGTTACTATATCGCTTATCTCAGGTACGTTATTTAACTGTGCCATCCAGTTTATTGATTCCAGTGTATTAAAGAGAAAATGGGGGTTTATTTGCGACTGTAATGCTTTCAGCTCAGCCTCTTTACGAGTAATCTGTTCCCTGTAAATCCATGTAACCAGATGGTCAATCTCTTTAGCCATATTATTGAAGGTCTTATGCAGGAAGCCAAGTTCGTCACTTCTGTCAACCTCAATATAACTTTCCGGTATATTGTTTATGTTCATATTTTTCATTGCCTTTACCAACCTGTTGATTGGTTTTATCATATCAAATGACATATAAATGCTGACTACAGACAATATTATAATTGATGCAAGACAGAGCATAATTATCCTGTTTCTCAATATATTTACATCTGAATATAATTCATTTAAAGGAACAAATGTAACTATTCTCCAATTAATATTATCTTTTAAATATGTATAAGCAACAAAAATATTATTTTCCTGATCTATAAAAGAATCCTCATCATACGGTGTATCCTTTATTATGGATTTATACCTTTCCAATGCCGATTTATTCTTTGATACAATTATATCACTATTTGGTGAAAGAATTGTAGTATTTTGCATGACCTCAGATTCCAGTCCCTTTAAAACATCCTTCAAAGAATCCATTTTTATTTGGACTACCAACATTCCTATTTCCGTATAATCATCCCTGTTGTATACCTTTTTTACTAAATAAGCATTCTTGACAACTCCTGAGGACGTTTCAAAGAACCAGGCTGCTTTTCTGGTAACTTCATCAGCCTTTTCACTCATTCGGGAGTATTCTCTGTTTACTACTGACCTTAGCTCCGAGTCAGTACTTGGATAACGTCTCGGTAGTACTAAACCGCTGTCAGTTACTATGCAAATAGAATTAATTTCAGGTCTATTGCCTTTTACCGTTATAAATAGGTTTGTTAACTGAGAATCTATTTCATGAATGCCCATCTCCGTTAAATTATTATTGTTATTACCTGTATCATAGCTGATTAAAGCGTCATATATATTTTTATCCATACTTATGTCACCGGATATGTTGGTCAAATTTGTTACCGTATCTTGTAGTCTTAATCCGATAGAGCTAAGTACATCATTAGAGTACGATAGAGATTTGCTATTAATAATTTCTTCTGAACTCTTATAAGCAAAAAACCCTACAAATATAAGAGGTATTAAAATTTGTAGGTTTACTACAAGCAGTAATTTCTTTTTTATTGATATGTTTTTGTAAAATTGTGAGCTTCTAAGTATTTTAGAAAACATGCTTGAAGTAATTTTATTTATCATTATTCCACCATATCCTAAGCACGAGTAATTAACAAAATGCTATAAATCATTGCAATCTATTCAAAGCTTTTTCCCATATTTCTTCCGCAGAGATTTTATTATCAAGATAATTTGGAAACTCCTTAACAATAACCTTTTCCCATGTGCTTCTATCTATTACATGATCAGGAATGGCACACCGATTCTGTTCTGGAGTTTTTTCATAAACACCGATACTTTGTTTTGCCAATGCGTTATAGGGGGTCTCCATTGATATGTTTAATGTACTGAATAAGCCGGCTTCCTTGTATAAATAGTCTGATGTGTCCTTTGACGTGAGGAACTTCATAAGTTTTACCGTGTTTTCTTTACCTTCTGGTGCGCTCCATGCACTTTTACTTATGTAAAAGGTTCCCCCACCTAAACCTGCAGGTATTTTACTACTTCCATTTCCCATAGACGGAAACGGTATCATTTCAACAGTTTTATCAAATTTACCAAAGTATGCTGCAAACCATGACCCCTGAACTATCATGGCTGCCTGTTTCTTTATAAAAAGATTGTTTCTTTCTTCGCTGGTAATAGATATTAAATCATCCGGAAATGCATGCATTTCATATAGTTCTTTCATATATTTCATTGCATCTATGTAGCATTTATTTATCTTATTATTAACTATAAACTTTTCTACTCCTTCGTTTCCTCCGAGGCTGGCAATCATATTCTGATATATATATGAGCCTTCGGCGGTAGCGTTATAGGCTATAGGGGTTATGTTGTGCTTATTAAATATATTTATTGCATTTTTAAGCTCCTGATAATTTTGAGGTATTTTTACACCAAATTGCTGAAATAAATCCTTATTGATAAACATCCCTTCAAATACAAGCTCAAAAGGTATTCCAAATATCCTGTTATTGTAGGTAGTCAAATCAAAGTAGTTTCCCTTGAAGCTTTCCATCCATTCACTGTCCTTCCTGAGCATGTCCGTAAGGTCAGCAAGCTTGTTTGCCCTGATCATATATTTTATATCCGAGCACGGCCATAAACCAAAAACATCGGGTTCGTTACCTGACGCAAACCTCGTTTTAAGAGTAGGCAAATATTCATCTCCAAAAATAGATTGATTGGAAACTTTTATAGTAGGATTTTCATTTTCAAATTTGTCCAGCAAATCGGTCAAACATCCGGCTTTGCTGTCAACACCGCCCCAACTTGTCATTAAACTTATTGTACTGGTTTCAGTGTGATTAATTTTACTGTTACGAGCGTCTGAAACATACGATTTATCACTACCACAGGAAACTGATATAATACTGACTAATGTAAATAGTACTAAACATAAAAGTTTTTTTGAGTGTTGCATTTGTTTCACTCCAATTCTTATTTTATATAGCCATTTTTTGTCTACTATTAAGAACGAGGATAACACAATCATTCAGGAGAATCCTAAATTTTTTTATACCATATACAATTATAAATACTATTAGGCATATATTGCA
This region of Clostridium sp. BNL1100 genomic DNA includes:
- a CDS encoding sensor histidine kinase, with amino-acid sequence MINKITSSMFSKILRSSQFYKNISIKKKLLLVVNLQILIPLIFVGFFAYKSSEEIINSKSLSYSNDVLSSIGLRLQDTVTNLTNISGDISMDKNIYDALISYDTGNNNNNLTEMGIHEIDSQLTNLFITVKGNRPEINSICIVTDSGLVLPRRYPSTDSELRSVVNREYSRMSEKADEVTRKAAWFFETSSGVVKNAYLVKKVYNRDDYTEIGMLVVQIKMDSLKDVLKGLESEVMQNTTILSPNSDIIVSKNKSALERYKSIIKDTPYDEDSFIDQENNIFVAYTYLKDNINWRIVTFVPLNELYSDVNILRNRIIMLCLASIIILSVVSIYMSFDMIKPINRLVKAMKNMNINNIPESYIEVDRSDELGFLHKTFNNMAKEIDHLVTWIYREQITRKEAELKALQSQINPHFLFNTLESINWMAQLNNVPEISDIVTDLSALLEASIGRDDRLIPIEEEFMYIDKYISLLKRRFEDKITLKKEIDPQVLYIKIPRLLIQPLIENAVYHGVENSREKGVIMLNARIQEDLIVLEVIDNGNGISKDDLIKLNKSLEMDNDTYFKSLREKKNKSIGIDNVNRRIKLFYGEKYGIKIESSVNIFTKVTVSLPLQTFNTKESYYVQGSNN
- a CDS encoding extracellular solute-binding protein is translated as MQHSKKLLCLVLFTLVSIISVSCGSDKSYVSDARNSKINHTETSTISLMTSWGGVDSKAGCLTDLLDKFENENPTIKVSNQSIFGDEYLPTLKTRFASGNEPDVFGLWPCSDIKYMIRANKLADLTDMLRKDSEWMESFKGNYFDLTTYNNRIFGIPFELVFEGMFINKDLFQQFGVKIPQNYQELKNAINIFNKHNITPIAYNATAEGSYIYQNMIASLGGNEGVEKFIVNNKINKCYIDAMKYMKELYEMHAFPDDLISITSEERNNLFIKKQAAMIVQGSWFAAYFGKFDKTVEMIPFPSMGNGSSKIPAGLGGGTFYISKSAWSAPEGKENTVKLMKFLTSKDTSDYLYKEAGLFSTLNISMETPYNALAKQSIGVYEKTPEQNRCAIPDHVIDRSTWEKVIVKEFPNYLDNKISAEEIWEKALNRLQ